In one window of Musa acuminata AAA Group cultivar baxijiao chromosome BXJ3-2, Cavendish_Baxijiao_AAA, whole genome shotgun sequence DNA:
- the LOC135631761 gene encoding beta-galactosidase-like isoform X2 has product MQTFTTLIVSMIKKEKLLAPEGGPVIITQIENEYGNFIKKYGDSGKKYIQWCADMAKSLNVNVPWIMCQQADAPSPMINTCNGFYCHKFKPNRPSIPKMWTENWTGWFKGWGESQPHRPVEDVAYAVANFFASGGTFQNYYMYHGGTNFGRTSGGPYLTTSYDYDAPLDEYGNIRQPKWGHLKQLHSAIKMMEKILTYGEVNTTQLGNALAVTKFSINETSSGCFLTNANQSDDANATYNGNTYLVPSRSISILPDCKKEVYNTAKVTTQTSLMVNKPVKSTKLSWKWHSEIMEDTLNGKGSFSNESLLEQIMTTGDASDYLWYMTSVTLNKSSTSWRKKMNLRVKTKGHILHAYVNNRLIGSGYATKGSYKFDFEQEAELRDGHNFITLLSATDGLANYGAFFDLQKAGIDGGPVELIGNGKEKIDLTKNKWSYKIGLNGEMSKIYLPSATHGLNWNSDRLPINKSMTWYKTTFEVPDGNDSLVLDLQGMGKGHAWVNGQSIGRYWPSFLAADSGCEPCDYRQKYDSDKCRTECGMPSQRWYHVPKSFTTKGPNTLILFEEVGGDPSQVSLQTVTIGTVCANVVEGSILELSCQGSRSFSEIQFASFGNPEGSCGSFKKGSCEAPDALAVVKKACIGRSNCSINVTANAFGPSECSDLSRSLAVQAIC; this is encoded by the exons ATGCAAACTTTCACAACTTTGATAGTGAGCATGATCAAAAAGGAAAAACTATTAGCTCCAGAAGGTGGACCGGTCATCATAACACAG ATCGAAAACGAGTATGGCAATTTCATAAAAAAGTATGGAGATTCTGGGAAAAAGTATATCCAGTGGTGTGCTGACATGGCAAAATCTCTCAATGTGAATGTGCCATGGATCATGTGCCAGCAAGCAGATGCACCATCTCCTATG ATAAATACTTGCAATGGCTTCTACTGTCACAAGTTCAAGCCAAATCGCCCAAGCATTCCCAAAATGTGGACAGAAAATTGGACCGGATG GTTCAAAGGTTGGGGAGAGAGTCAACCTCATAGACCTGTTGAAGATGTGGCTTATGCAGTGGCAAACTTCTTTGCATCTGGAGGCACCTTCCAGAATTATTATATG TATCATGGAGGAACCAATTTTGGTCGGACATCAGGAGGTCCTTATCTTACAACATCATATGATTATGATGCTCCTCTAGATGAATATG GGAACATAAGGCAACCAAAGTGGGGACATTTGAAGCAATTACATAGTGCCATTAAAATGATGGAGAAGATTCTCACATACGGTGAAGTCAATACCACACAGCTGGGAAATGCATTGGCG GTAACAAAGTTCTCCATAAATGAAACTAGTTCTGGCTGTTTCTTGACCAATGCTAATCAATCAGATGATGCCAATGCAACATACAATGGAAACACATATCTTGTGCCTTCTAGGTCTATCAGTATCCTCCCTGATTGCAAAAAGGAAGTCTACAACACTGCCAAG GTAACCACACAAACTTCTTTGATGGTTAACAAACCTGTCAAGTCTACAAAATTGAGTTGGAAATGGCACTCTGAAATCATGGAGGATACCCTCAATGGTAAGGGGTCATTCTCTAATGAGTCACTATTAGAGCAGATCATGACTACTGGTGATGCTAGTGACTACTTGTGGTACATGACCAG TGTGACACTCAACAAATCCAGTACATCTTGGCGCAAGAAGATGAACCTACGGGTTAAAACAAAAGGCCACATTCTTCATGCTTATGTTAACAACCGCCTAATAG GATCAGGTTATGCTACAAAAGGATCTTACAAGTTTGACTTTGAGCAGGAGGCCGAACTGAGGGATGGACATAATTTCATTACATTGCTCAGTGCTACTGACGGTCTGGCG AACTATGGGGCATTTTTTGACTTGCAAAAGGCTGGAATCGATGGTGGTCCTGTTGAACTTATTGGAAATGGAAAGGAAAAAATTGACTTGACAAAAAACAAATGGTCATACaag ATTGGACTGAATGGAGAGATGAGCAAAATCTACTTGCCATCAGCAACCCATGGCCTCAACTGGAACTCTGATCGACTTCCTATTAACAAGTCAATGACTTGGTATAAG ACAACATTTGAGGTTCCTGATGGCAATGATAGTCTCGTGTTGGACCTGCAAGGAATGGGGAAAGGGCATGCTTGGGTGAACGGGCAGAGCATTGGGCGCTACTGGCCAAGCTTCCTTGCTGCTGACAGCGGGTGTGAACCTTGTGATTACCGACAAAAATATGACTCGGACAAGTGTAGAACTGAATGCGGAATGCCTTCTCAGAGATG GTACCATGTCCCTAAATCCTTCACTACCAAGGGACCCAATACTCTGATCTTGTTCGAGGAAGTCGGTGGTGATCCTTCTCAAGTGAGTCTCCAGACGGTGACCATTGGAACAGTATGCGCCAATGTTGTCGAGGGAAGCATTCTGGAGCTGTCATGCCAAGGGAGCAGAAGCTTCAGCGAGATTCAATTTGCAAGCTTTGGAAATCCTGAGGGGTCTTGTGGTTCGTTTAAGAAGGGCTCTTGTGAGGCTCCTGATGCCTTAGCGGTCGTAAAGAAG GCATGCATTGGTCGATCTAACTGCTCAATCAATGTGACTGCAAACGCATTCGGGCCCAGTGAATGCAGCGATCTCAGCAGGAGTCTCGCAGTACAAGCAATCTGCTGA
- the LOC135631761 gene encoding beta-galactosidase-like isoform X1, protein MMGPSRALLLVIAIACCLSSSAMNVTYDGRAIIIDGQRRVLISGSIHYARSTAEMWPDLIQKAKEGGVDAIDTYIFWNAHEPSRGEYNFEGNLNFIKFIKIVQDAGLYVVLRIGPYVCAEWNYGGFPVWLHQIPGIELRTNNDIFKAEMQTFTTLIVSMIKKEKLLAPEGGPVIITQIENEYGNFIKKYGDSGKKYIQWCADMAKSLNVNVPWIMCQQADAPSPMINTCNGFYCHKFKPNRPSIPKMWTENWTGWFKGWGESQPHRPVEDVAYAVANFFASGGTFQNYYMYHGGTNFGRTSGGPYLTTSYDYDAPLDEYGNIRQPKWGHLKQLHSAIKMMEKILTYGEVNTTQLGNALAVTKFSINETSSGCFLTNANQSDDANATYNGNTYLVPSRSISILPDCKKEVYNTAKVTTQTSLMVNKPVKSTKLSWKWHSEIMEDTLNGKGSFSNESLLEQIMTTGDASDYLWYMTSVTLNKSSTSWRKKMNLRVKTKGHILHAYVNNRLIGSGYATKGSYKFDFEQEAELRDGHNFITLLSATDGLANYGAFFDLQKAGIDGGPVELIGNGKEKIDLTKNKWSYKIGLNGEMSKIYLPSATHGLNWNSDRLPINKSMTWYKTTFEVPDGNDSLVLDLQGMGKGHAWVNGQSIGRYWPSFLAADSGCEPCDYRQKYDSDKCRTECGMPSQRWYHVPKSFTTKGPNTLILFEEVGGDPSQVSLQTVTIGTVCANVVEGSILELSCQGSRSFSEIQFASFGNPEGSCGSFKKGSCEAPDALAVVKKACIGRSNCSINVTANAFGPSECSDLSRSLAVQAIC, encoded by the exons ATGATGGGTCCTTCGAGAGCTCTGTTGCTGGTCATCGCCATCGCTTGCTGCCTGAGTTCATCGGCGATGAACGTGACCTACGATGGAAGAGCAATAATCATCGATGGCCAACGCCGGGTTCTCATCTCCGGCTCCATTCATTATGCACGGAGCACCGCCGAG ATGTGGCCAGATCTGATACAGAAGGCAAAGGAGGGTGGAGTCGATGCCATCGACACCTACATCTTTTGGAACGCTCATGAACCAAGCCGTGGAGAG TACAATTTCGAGGGCAACCTGaacttcatcaagttcatcaagatTGTGCAGGATGCCGGCCTCTACGTAGTTCTCCGGATTGGACCATATGTTTGTGCTGAGTGGAACTATGG GGGTTTTCCTGTGTGGTTACATCAGATTCCAGGAATTGAACTGAGGACCAATAATGACATCTTTAAG GCTGAGATGCAAACTTTCACAACTTTGATAGTGAGCATGATCAAAAAGGAAAAACTATTAGCTCCAGAAGGTGGACCGGTCATCATAACACAG ATCGAAAACGAGTATGGCAATTTCATAAAAAAGTATGGAGATTCTGGGAAAAAGTATATCCAGTGGTGTGCTGACATGGCAAAATCTCTCAATGTGAATGTGCCATGGATCATGTGCCAGCAAGCAGATGCACCATCTCCTATG ATAAATACTTGCAATGGCTTCTACTGTCACAAGTTCAAGCCAAATCGCCCAAGCATTCCCAAAATGTGGACAGAAAATTGGACCGGATG GTTCAAAGGTTGGGGAGAGAGTCAACCTCATAGACCTGTTGAAGATGTGGCTTATGCAGTGGCAAACTTCTTTGCATCTGGAGGCACCTTCCAGAATTATTATATG TATCATGGAGGAACCAATTTTGGTCGGACATCAGGAGGTCCTTATCTTACAACATCATATGATTATGATGCTCCTCTAGATGAATATG GGAACATAAGGCAACCAAAGTGGGGACATTTGAAGCAATTACATAGTGCCATTAAAATGATGGAGAAGATTCTCACATACGGTGAAGTCAATACCACACAGCTGGGAAATGCATTGGCG GTAACAAAGTTCTCCATAAATGAAACTAGTTCTGGCTGTTTCTTGACCAATGCTAATCAATCAGATGATGCCAATGCAACATACAATGGAAACACATATCTTGTGCCTTCTAGGTCTATCAGTATCCTCCCTGATTGCAAAAAGGAAGTCTACAACACTGCCAAG GTAACCACACAAACTTCTTTGATGGTTAACAAACCTGTCAAGTCTACAAAATTGAGTTGGAAATGGCACTCTGAAATCATGGAGGATACCCTCAATGGTAAGGGGTCATTCTCTAATGAGTCACTATTAGAGCAGATCATGACTACTGGTGATGCTAGTGACTACTTGTGGTACATGACCAG TGTGACACTCAACAAATCCAGTACATCTTGGCGCAAGAAGATGAACCTACGGGTTAAAACAAAAGGCCACATTCTTCATGCTTATGTTAACAACCGCCTAATAG GATCAGGTTATGCTACAAAAGGATCTTACAAGTTTGACTTTGAGCAGGAGGCCGAACTGAGGGATGGACATAATTTCATTACATTGCTCAGTGCTACTGACGGTCTGGCG AACTATGGGGCATTTTTTGACTTGCAAAAGGCTGGAATCGATGGTGGTCCTGTTGAACTTATTGGAAATGGAAAGGAAAAAATTGACTTGACAAAAAACAAATGGTCATACaag ATTGGACTGAATGGAGAGATGAGCAAAATCTACTTGCCATCAGCAACCCATGGCCTCAACTGGAACTCTGATCGACTTCCTATTAACAAGTCAATGACTTGGTATAAG ACAACATTTGAGGTTCCTGATGGCAATGATAGTCTCGTGTTGGACCTGCAAGGAATGGGGAAAGGGCATGCTTGGGTGAACGGGCAGAGCATTGGGCGCTACTGGCCAAGCTTCCTTGCTGCTGACAGCGGGTGTGAACCTTGTGATTACCGACAAAAATATGACTCGGACAAGTGTAGAACTGAATGCGGAATGCCTTCTCAGAGATG GTACCATGTCCCTAAATCCTTCACTACCAAGGGACCCAATACTCTGATCTTGTTCGAGGAAGTCGGTGGTGATCCTTCTCAAGTGAGTCTCCAGACGGTGACCATTGGAACAGTATGCGCCAATGTTGTCGAGGGAAGCATTCTGGAGCTGTCATGCCAAGGGAGCAGAAGCTTCAGCGAGATTCAATTTGCAAGCTTTGGAAATCCTGAGGGGTCTTGTGGTTCGTTTAAGAAGGGCTCTTGTGAGGCTCCTGATGCCTTAGCGGTCGTAAAGAAG GCATGCATTGGTCGATCTAACTGCTCAATCAATGTGACTGCAAACGCATTCGGGCCCAGTGAATGCAGCGATCTCAGCAGGAGTCTCGCAGTACAAGCAATCTGCTGA